The sequence below is a genomic window from Echeneis naucrates chromosome 13, fEcheNa1.1, whole genome shotgun sequence.
GTCTCTTGGCAAACATGAGCTGTTTTGTTATATTAAGGTTTAAGTTGATCAGCTGCAGTTACAGCAGAGACCCAATAATGTTCAATAAAGTAGAAAATGCGGCATTATGAAATAATGACATGAATGAATCCTataaaacattcacattcatcaACAACTAAATCATTTTACTGGGAAAGGAAGGCTCCAAACGATGGATCCTTTGTGGAGCAGCCTTTTCAtgataaaatgcaaaatttcCTGATGTATTGGAGCTTTGAACTGATGCTGTCTGAGCAAAGCCACAGATCTCCATCACACCTGTGAAACTATCCCTTCAAAGCCCTCTGCTGAATTGTTTCTCCGCTGTTTTGAATTTCCAAACGTGCTGAGGATCCtgccaatttcattttcatttaataaacaGCCAAAGTGGTCTGATTGTTTCTGCTGTATTCTCCTCGCAAAGCAAACTGGATGACTCATCCTGCCGTGGCcacacatcagaaaaacagaaatgcacaaCATGAGAGTGGATTTTAGCATCATTGCATATGTGCTAAAATATCTAAATCAGAGCGGACCAGAGTGTTTTAATGGCTGTTGCATAAGAAAGTATAATTTGTTTTCTCCCTCTGATCAAGCCATCAGTTTCCTGGAGTCATGTTTGAACCTGCCAGTCAGCTGTGAAggctccaaacacacacttttaacaaatgaatgacttcattGTTGTTATAATTTCAGGGAAAGCtgacaaatatgttttttgtcAAATCTGCCCTGGCGTGCCAGAAATGCTTTGGAGAAGCTGCCACGTCTCACATttcagagaagagagagagagaaaaagacaaatgcatcACACCTatttccagacacacacacacataatcgaccagaggagagagaaatgaagcTGACGTCAAACCCTGCAAACCCATTCACAAccttcctctcccccctccctccttgtcTCTGTACACAGTGGATGCCAAGCTTCTGACAACCTGAGTTAAGAGCCAGAATTATTGGCTGTCAAGGCCAGCGGTAATGAATGGGGAGCAGCCGGTCAgtcactgggggggggggggggcagacgcagagagaggggggggggtaaagaggGGAAAGGACACGATGCTCTCCACcaggagatgtgtgtgtttgtctgtgaggAACACAAATCAAAGTCCATGAGACGACTCAAAGCATCTTTACTGATACTAACCCTAAACCAGTTTAAGTCCAGAGACTGTCAACCCTTCTGAGGACACAAAAAGAGCGCTTTAACAGCTGTTGgattttttattaattcttgATCCATCAATCAGATTTGTATCGACTAATCCAGGAGAAGCTTTTATTCAAGGCAGCTGACAGGTGAGGGATTAAGTGTCTTCTTTGAAAAAGAGAGGGACAAACTGAAGAGAAGTCAGAGAACTGAGAAACAATGTTTTATAAGAAAGGAGCAGGAGGATACCAGCACTTCATCCTCTGCTCTCATATCATCTCATATCATCTCAGACAATCCCAGTCTGGACTGTGTGTGCCTCGGAGGAACCCAGAGGGTGTAACGGAGCACAAACCTGTGTGATGACTGCAAACCCCTAAATCACTCTGCGGCAGTGACTTCCGTTCGAGGTCAGCGAGAACAGGAGCGACACGCCGCCTTTTTAACAgagaaaaacctttttctttttggaacTGGGCTGTAATTGGTTTCTGTTTACCAGTAATCCTGCCACAGACGCAGCCACAAGCAATTAGCCAGACAGCTCAGGCTTTATCAGTACAAAactggcactgtgtgtgtgtgtgtgtaatgaggTTGACGGGGATGGGAGATTAAAATCAGCTCTTTTGTCCCAGTTTTCTTCAGGTCCGACTTTATCCTAATAAAGGTTACTTTCACCGCCCTCCTGTAgaatcaaaaaattattttgtacgATTTGATATCTTGAAGTTGAGAAATAGAAATGACAGACAgagcatcacaaacacaaataaaaggaCACAACAACCATTTATGTGACAACACTGGAGATGCTGAAAACTTATACTGAATACCAGACAAGCAGGTCGGTGGAGGATGGCCTGAACTCACATCACACAACAACAGGAGGGTTTATGAAtggaacacacaaacacgcacacgcacacacgcagatCCATACTACACAAGATTTGACAGGCAGCCAAAAATAGAGACCACAGTGGGCCTGGCAGACGaaagtgctctctctctctgacagacacacacacacacacacacacacacacacacacacactcctctgcagTCCCTCTGTCACCCCGCCCCTCTCAGACTTTGGCGGAGTCCATTTGTGAGTCATCGGTGGACTTTCACAGTGTGTGTCCCTCAGTGCCGCAGCGACTACACAACTACACTACTACATGACAAACGAACAACAAAACGATGCACAAACCTCATTTATTTAACTGTCAATCCGCCGTTCAGCGTCACctaccgggggggggggggggggcacagctTCAGTTCTCCACCATCCACTGTCCACTGTCCAGAGTCCCTCAGACACAGGCTggctcattcactcattcattcactcattcactcattcattggGCCCTTAATTTAGCGCGAATGGTCCATTTTATTCACGCTACAGAAGATGCGCAGCCGCCAAAACTACTTTAGTTCTTATTCAAAGAGCGAAGCCGTTTTTGTTTGGCTGACTGAAATTACCTGCGCGTGCAcgtatgaatctgtgtgtgtgtgtgtgggggggggggggggggggggggcgcacgCACGCGCCTCTGTTACGTATCTCATCGAGCTGTGACGCACGAGTCAGGTGGCGCCTCTAATAGCGCGAGGAGCTGTCCGCGGTGCTGAaagcagagagatgctgagctCCGTCACGTCGCTCCGCTGAAACGACCAACGAAGGTAAGAGCTCACAGTCTGAACACACAGGAggagctttgtgttttgttttgttgtttcactcAGCCTGTGTTTGTTAGAAGCTCTTTGCCAACCTGATGCACCGACACAGATGTGGAGGCGCAGAGGTGGCGTTTCTTTGTTCTCATTTTCACTTCGTGCTGTTTTCAAGtgattggttttttttttctttctttcatttacttaaaaattaaaaaaaaactaattagttAGATTGAGTAAATTAGTGCTGCTGGATCGAAGGGAGAGTAAACAAAACGACAGCAGTTCATGATGCTTCTGCTCTCTTAGTTTTATATACAAACTCAACTGGCTTACGCTTTCATACCAACATTTGTAAACCACAATAACGTATCTACATATAAATCTGCCCTTGATTTTTGAtcattgaaaacaaatattttaaagcatCTGTGGCAGCAGAGTCACAATTCGTCCCAGCAGAGTCGACAGCCTGTTTAAAAAGTGTTCATTTTGAgttgaaacatctgaaacagaGATAATTGGAGTTTAGAGGTTTCCAGAGGTTCCGAAGGAACATCAGCCTTACTGGGTTACCTTGACAACGGGGCCGTGACTCACGGCGAGCAGTAATTTCACGACTAATGAGATTTTCACAGGAGCCGCTGAATGCCACTGCTGGTAATGCTGTTGGAAGACAGAGGCAGGAtcttattattgttgttgttgttgttatttgtcggATGTAACTCAGGTGTTGTGCAGTTTCTGGTTTGAGCCCCCCCCCATCAGGGAGGATATCTGACATAAAACCTAATCAATCACTTGCTGTGGGAGCATCTGAAAGACATCTTcagtagtaataataatgagaatGGCTTTATTTAACTGCCGGGCAGTTCAGTAACGTCTCTGTGAAACATTCAAAGTGAagatcagagacagacaaatgCCGGATCGGTAACTTTTGAGAACCTGTTGGCTTGGTGTGTAAATGTCAGTGCTGACATGTGCATTTTTGTCTTCCCTCTGCAGGCGACACCATGCCCTCGCTCCCCGAGACCTGCATAGCGACAAAACTCTTCCTTGTCTGTTTCGCCAGCCTTCTCTTGGCCCTTCACCTCCAGAGTTGCTGCGGTGTTCACGGGGCGTCACTCAGACAGCACAAACTGCAGGCGAGTGAGTCAGACTCCCAGAGAGGAAATGCCCCCGGCGCTGACATGCTCAAAGCCTTGGAGTACATCGAGAGCCTCCGTCAGAGGACGGACGCAGACTccccacagcagcagcctctctctGCAGGGTACGACGCCAGCCGCCTGGATGATACAGAGAAGCTGCGCATGATGCTGAGACTGGGTTCTAACCCAATGCAGAGtaaagatgaggatgaggaagaggaaggcagGGAGGATAAGAGCGAAGAGCTGCTCCAGGCCGTGCTCAGCACCCTGCAGCAGACGGAGAAGGCATCCAAGCCGGATTCACTTCGCCCCGGCGAAGAAGGAGAAGGCCCGAGGGACTCCGTGTATCCCAGGGTGCAGCAGAAGCAACACGGCATCATGCTCCACAAGAAGCTGCCGCTGATGtttgaggatgaggaggaaggcgAGGAGGAAGGCGaggggggtgaggaagaggaggaagaggggcgAGATCTGGAGCACGAGAGCCACTTCAAACGCACCAACGAGAACGTGGAGGAGAAGTACACGCCTCAGAATCTGGCAACGCTGCAATCCGTCTTTGACGAGCTGGACAAGCTGACCAACACAAGGACGAGCCATAAACGTcaagatgaggaggatgacatggaggatgatgatgaggaggaggaggaagatgatgaggatgCTTTTAACGTGAGGAATGTGGCGTACGATGACCTCGGCGGGGATTTCGCATTCGACTGGGGTCCAAtacaagaggaggaagaggacgaggatgaggacgaggaagaggagagaggtaACAAACATGAGGCAGACCGCGGGCTTGATTATGTTGATGACAATGATGACGATGAAAacgatgaagaggaagatgatgagacTTACCCAGTGAAAAGGTCAAACGATCCAGATGACGTC
It includes:
- the scg2a gene encoding secretogranin-2a, with the translated sequence MPSLPETCIATKLFLVCFASLLLALHLQSCCGVHGASLRQHKLQASESDSQRGNAPGADMLKALEYIESLRQRTDADSPQQQPLSAGYDASRLDDTEKLRMMLRLGSNPMQSKDEDEEEEGREDKSEELLQAVLSTLQQTEKASKPDSLRPGEEGEGPRDSVYPRVQQKQHGIMLHKKLPLMFEDEEEGEEEGEGGEEEEEEGRDLEHESHFKRTNENVEEKYTPQNLATLQSVFDELDKLTNTRTSHKRQDEEDDMEDDDEEEEEDDEDAFNVRNVAYDDLGGDFAFDWGPIQEEEEDEDEDEEEERGNKHEADRGLDYVDDNDDDENDEEEDDETYPVKRSNDPDDVTKLVDYYLLKVLEKTEEEQKREIEEEEEEEKRAERRLAQMQYRDNILPRTLYDFIQISQKYQIPPEDLMDMLKAGEMTNQDRTRKIDKLTRAQNKLSQISPKTLKVPEAKFYSRRLPDSRKSMEQLRTEEILKILGFGGTEDRAPARKQKQYKSSLSRLHTESVPTQRHLPGTLKDDYDNSMAEDELAAYLAARMPAQYLNPAFGKASQKRDEAGQSVTGSSLEQAIQDYLDHVDLDKSPKEKRQSEGGERSGGTPTEGFENEAVMKLLSYLNPETEDSDADEKTV